One window of the Leptospira ryugenii genome contains the following:
- the carB gene encoding carbamoyl-phosphate synthase large subunit translates to MPKREDLTSILIIGSGPIVIGQACEFDYSGTQATKALREKGLRVILVNSNPATIMTDPELADATYIEPLTVPVLEKIIKKEKPDAILPTVGGQTALNLALSLHKEGILEKYNVELIGAKVEAIRKAEDRELFKKAMEKLGIRVAKSFMVSDMEAARTAAKEIGFPIIIRPAFTLGGTGGGTCYTPDEFEEIAQKGLSASPISQILVEESVLGWKEFELEVMRDLADNVVIICSIENIDPMGVHTGDSITVAPQQTLSDKEYQRLRDMSIDIIREIGVETGGSNIQFAVNPENGDVIVIEMNPRVSRSSALASKATGFPIAKIAALLSIGYTLDEIKNDITRVTPASFEPSIDYVVTKIPRFAFEKFPGSDSTLGVQMKAVGEAMAIGRTFKESFQKALRSLEIDRFGFGSDGYLKELLEWENISDAEKSNWLKAKIKRPTDKRIFYVKLGYQYGFTNEEIHDLCKIDPWFLYQFEELYLLEKEFKNKGRAMIRKMKEAGFSNRQLAFLAKESEIISQIRSGASIDIIKAKVESILRTEEESIESFLLSSQIKPVYKRIDTCAGEFEAFTPYLYSTYDEEDEADITNKKKVMILGGGPNRIGQGIEFDYCCCHASFALQDSNVESIMVNSNPETVSTDYDTSDRLYFEPLSLEDVMNIFYKEKPDGVIVQLGGQTPLKLAKSLEKRGVPILGTSPDSIDRAEDRKRFSEVLEKLKLLSPANGIASSKEKAREIASRIGYPVLVRPSYVLGGRAMLIVNEESELDKYMEEAEEVSEDRPLLIDSFLQDATEVDVDAICDGKDVFIAGIMEHIEEAGIHSGDSACVLPPQSISERMIQEIEAATHSLALELNVKGLINIQFAIKEETLYVLEVNPRASRTVPFVAKSIGIPLVKIAVRVMLGESLASFKLGKKFTAPMVTVKEAVLPFNKFPGVDTILGPEMRSTGEVMGVAHSKGEAFVKAQIMAGEEPPKQGTVFVTINDKTKPELLESIRALSNLGYILIATEGTHKFLSENGILSSKINKIYDNYFPNVVDYIREKKIHLIINTPLSRVTRENAFTIRQAAIKYKVPCLTTSQAAKALIDGLVEMKDKGYSVNSLQEIHGKK, encoded by the coding sequence ATGCCAAAACGAGAAGACCTTACATCAATCCTCATCATCGGTTCTGGGCCCATAGTCATTGGCCAAGCATGTGAGTTTGATTATTCGGGTACCCAAGCAACGAAGGCACTCCGAGAAAAAGGCCTCCGAGTCATTCTCGTCAACTCCAACCCGGCTACCATCATGACGGACCCGGAGCTTGCAGATGCAACGTACATAGAACCGCTGACTGTACCAGTACTAGAAAAAATCATCAAAAAAGAAAAACCTGACGCCATATTGCCCACAGTCGGCGGACAAACTGCACTCAATCTAGCCTTGTCCCTCCACAAGGAAGGCATTTTAGAAAAGTACAATGTAGAGTTGATTGGCGCAAAAGTTGAGGCAATCCGCAAGGCGGAAGACCGTGAGCTTTTTAAAAAGGCCATGGAAAAACTCGGTATCCGTGTGGCAAAGTCTTTCATGGTCTCCGACATGGAAGCAGCTAGAACTGCCGCAAAAGAGATTGGATTTCCCATTATCATTCGGCCAGCCTTCACCTTAGGGGGAACGGGTGGTGGTACTTGTTATACGCCAGATGAGTTTGAAGAAATTGCACAAAAAGGTCTATCTGCATCCCCCATCTCACAAATATTAGTCGAAGAGTCTGTTTTGGGCTGGAAAGAGTTTGAATTGGAAGTAATGAGGGATTTAGCGGACAATGTGGTCATCATCTGTTCCATTGAAAACATTGATCCCATGGGAGTACATACTGGTGACTCGATTACCGTAGCACCACAACAAACTCTCAGTGATAAAGAGTACCAAAGGCTTCGTGATATGTCTATTGACATCATACGAGAGATTGGGGTGGAAACGGGTGGTTCCAATATCCAATTTGCAGTTAATCCTGAGAATGGAGATGTCATAGTGATCGAGATGAACCCTCGTGTGTCTCGCTCTTCAGCCCTGGCATCAAAAGCAACAGGTTTTCCTATCGCAAAAATTGCTGCATTGTTATCCATAGGATATACACTTGATGAAATCAAAAATGATATCACCCGTGTAACTCCCGCTAGCTTTGAACCATCAATCGATTATGTTGTGACAAAGATTCCACGTTTTGCCTTCGAAAAGTTTCCTGGTTCTGATAGTACTTTGGGTGTACAAATGAAAGCTGTCGGTGAAGCAATGGCGATCGGCCGAACGTTTAAAGAAAGTTTTCAAAAAGCACTTCGCTCCCTGGAGATCGACAGGTTTGGATTTGGCAGTGATGGTTATTTAAAAGAGCTATTGGAATGGGAAAATATATCCGATGCAGAGAAATCGAATTGGTTAAAAGCAAAAATCAAAAGACCTACCGACAAACGGATATTTTATGTAAAACTTGGATACCAATATGGATTTACCAACGAAGAAATCCATGATCTCTGCAAAATAGACCCTTGGTTCTTATACCAATTTGAAGAACTCTATCTTTTGGAAAAGGAATTCAAAAATAAGGGTAGGGCAATGATACGCAAGATGAAGGAGGCAGGATTTTCAAATCGTCAATTGGCCTTCCTTGCAAAAGAATCTGAAATCATTAGCCAAATCCGTAGTGGAGCAAGCATTGATATTATTAAGGCCAAAGTTGAAAGTATTTTAAGGACAGAAGAGGAAAGCATAGAGTCATTTCTGCTTAGCTCCCAAATAAAACCTGTCTACAAGAGGATAGATACCTGTGCTGGTGAGTTCGAAGCATTTACTCCCTATCTCTATTCCACTTATGATGAAGAAGATGAAGCCGATATCACAAACAAAAAGAAGGTAATGATTTTGGGAGGTGGACCCAATCGAATCGGCCAGGGAATCGAATTTGACTATTGCTGTTGCCATGCTTCATTCGCATTACAAGATTCCAATGTGGAATCTATAATGGTAAATTCAAATCCTGAAACAGTATCTACTGATTATGATACCTCGGACAGACTCTACTTTGAACCTCTTTCCTTAGAAGATGTGATGAATATTTTCTACAAAGAAAAGCCAGACGGTGTTATCGTCCAATTGGGCGGCCAGACTCCCTTAAAATTAGCCAAATCACTCGAAAAAAGAGGAGTTCCCATTTTGGGAACAAGCCCTGACTCCATTGATAGGGCAGAAGATAGAAAGCGTTTTTCAGAAGTACTTGAAAAACTCAAGTTACTCTCGCCTGCCAATGGAATAGCTTCTTCAAAGGAAAAAGCAAGAGAGATTGCCTCACGTATTGGCTATCCCGTTTTGGTTAGACCCTCATACGTATTAGGTGGTCGCGCTATGCTTATTGTCAATGAGGAGTCAGAATTAGATAAGTATATGGAGGAAGCTGAAGAAGTTTCTGAAGATAGGCCACTTCTAATTGATTCCTTTTTGCAAGATGCAACTGAAGTAGATGTGGATGCGATCTGTGATGGAAAAGATGTCTTCATCGCAGGCATTATGGAACATATCGAAGAAGCTGGAATCCATTCGGGAGACTCAGCATGTGTTCTACCGCCACAGTCGATTTCTGAGAGAATGATCCAAGAAATTGAGGCAGCTACGCATTCTTTGGCTTTAGAATTGAATGTAAAAGGACTCATCAACATTCAATTTGCTATCAAAGAAGAAACACTATATGTTTTGGAAGTAAACCCAAGGGCATCGCGAACAGTTCCTTTTGTCGCAAAATCCATAGGCATACCTCTTGTGAAAATTGCAGTTCGTGTTATGTTAGGTGAGTCTTTAGCTAGCTTCAAATTAGGAAAAAAGTTCACTGCCCCTATGGTAACCGTGAAAGAAGCAGTCCTACCTTTTAATAAGTTTCCGGGTGTTGATACCATCTTAGGCCCCGAAATGAGATCTACGGGCGAGGTAATGGGTGTGGCACATTCTAAAGGTGAGGCCTTTGTAAAAGCTCAAATTATGGCTGGTGAAGAACCTCCGAAACAAGGTACTGTATTTGTGACGATCAATGACAAAACAAAACCTGAATTGTTAGAATCGATCAGAGCCTTATCCAATTTAGGTTATATTCTAATCGCAACGGAAGGTACACATAAGTTCTTGTCAGAAAACGGCATCTTATCAAGTAAAATTAATAAAATTTACGATAACTACTTTCCGAATGTTGTCGATTACATCCGTGAAAAGAAAATACATTTGATCATCAATACTCCTCTCTCGCGTGTGACACGAGAGAACGCCTTTACAATTCGCCAAGCAGCGATTAAATACAAAGTGCCATGTTTGACAACATCCCAAGCTGCGAAGGCTTTGATTGATGGGCTTGTCGAAATGAAGGACAAAGGGTACAGTGTGAACTCTTTACAGGAAATTCACGGAAAGAAGTAA
- a CDS encoding DUF1499 domain-containing protein yields MKFCLLTISFSIALVSCTGTRPQILGIKEGRLYACPKTPNCVSSFEDPKDSEHFREALPFKGDAKQAIENLKKKIESYPRAEIITLESNYIYAEFTSLLFRFVDDVEFYVDEKNKKLHFRSASRLGKGDLGVNRKRIEALLKDLEI; encoded by the coding sequence ATGAAGTTTTGTCTTCTCACGATTTCGTTTTCCATTGCACTCGTCTCCTGCACAGGGACGAGACCTCAAATCTTAGGTATAAAAGAGGGAAGGCTATATGCTTGTCCAAAGACTCCGAATTGTGTCAGCTCATTTGAAGATCCCAAAGACAGTGAGCATTTCCGAGAGGCTCTCCCATTCAAAGGCGACGCAAAGCAAGCGATAGAAAACCTAAAGAAAAAAATAGAATCCTACCCGAGAGCAGAGATCATCACTTTGGAAAGTAATTATATCTATGCAGAGTTTACCTCTCTCCTCTTCCGTTTTGTGGACGATGTGGAATTTTATGTAGATGAAAAAAATAAAAAACTGCACTTCCGCTCTGCCTCTCGCCTGGGAAAGGGAGACCTAGGTGTGAACCGAAAGCGCATCGAAGCCTTACTGAAAGATTTGGAAATCTAG
- a CDS encoding TetR/AcrR family transcriptional regulator produces MPKIVDHDLYRIELLEKCMPIFVKKGVSAVSMRELSRELGVSTGTLYHYFPTKETLFGAMVRLFVGKDAEEIAKLNSASKSAWDLLNYLSAKEAHFINLMLLAVDVNRHHSESEELTGLLEESWNSYKTVLSAFFSEHLGEKNENDGEAFLSFVVGTLFLKLSRKQNATWLHLFEGLGDISGYFKKMS; encoded by the coding sequence ATGCCAAAGATTGTCGACCATGACCTTTATCGCATTGAGCTTTTAGAGAAGTGTATGCCCATTTTTGTGAAGAAAGGGGTTTCTGCTGTTTCCATGCGGGAGTTGTCACGAGAGTTAGGTGTTTCAACGGGAACACTTTATCATTATTTTCCGACCAAAGAGACTTTGTTTGGTGCTATGGTACGGTTGTTTGTGGGAAAGGATGCTGAGGAGATTGCAAAATTAAACTCTGCCTCCAAAAGTGCTTGGGATTTATTGAATTATCTTTCGGCCAAGGAAGCACACTTCATCAATCTCATGTTACTTGCCGTTGATGTGAACCGACACCATTCCGAATCTGAGGAGCTCACAGGTTTATTAGAGGAAAGTTGGAATTCGTACAAAACAGTACTGAGTGCATTCTTTTCGGAACACCTGGGAGAAAAAAATGAGAATGATGGTGAGGCATTTTTGTCCTTTGTTGTTGGTACTTTGTTTTTGAAACTATCTCGGAAACAGAATGCGACATGGCTCCATCTCTTTGAAGGATTGGGAGATATTTCAGGTTATTTCAAGAAAATGAGTTAA
- a CDS encoding alkane 1-monooxygenase, whose translation MSFWKKISFTFPFVLPPVGLVSAYLGGFYLLSLPILIFVILPILDICMGGDKHNPSEQDVEHLSEQKYFRFLTYAWAFLQLFYVIWACLFLTHSQLAIWEMALFALSTGLITGGIGITVGHELGHKNTRWEQFLSKMIYMTVSYMHFFIEHNRGHHVHVSTMKDSATSRENQSFYSFYPQTVIGSFLSAWKIEAKRLQNQNRPIWSLANDMIVYLLITFGFVASLTLFGSFYSAKFVWQIPVFFFLQSFVATLLLELTNYIEHYGLERKEISPGKFEKVDITHSWNQNFFVSNAFLFHLQRHSDHHANANRRYQVLRHVNEAPQLPFGYEVMIVIALVPPLWFRLMNPRLESWRKSLQHS comes from the coding sequence ATGAGTTTCTGGAAAAAGATTAGTTTTACCTTCCCTTTTGTCCTACCACCTGTGGGGTTAGTTTCTGCTTACCTCGGAGGGTTTTATTTACTCTCACTTCCAATTCTTATTTTTGTGATTCTACCTATCTTGGATATTTGTATGGGTGGAGACAAACACAATCCTTCCGAACAGGACGTGGAACATTTATCGGAACAAAAATACTTTAGATTCTTAACCTATGCCTGGGCCTTTTTGCAGCTATTTTATGTTATATGGGCCTGTCTCTTCCTTACGCATTCTCAATTGGCAATTTGGGAAATGGCTTTGTTTGCTTTATCCACTGGTTTAATCACGGGTGGCATCGGAATCACGGTAGGTCACGAACTAGGCCATAAGAATACAAGATGGGAACAATTTCTCTCAAAGATGATCTACATGACAGTATCTTATATGCACTTCTTTATTGAACACAACCGAGGTCACCATGTTCATGTTTCCACAATGAAAGATTCTGCTACCTCTAGGGAAAACCAATCTTTCTATTCCTTCTATCCACAAACCGTGATAGGTTCCTTCCTTTCTGCTTGGAAGATTGAGGCAAAACGACTGCAAAACCAAAACCGTCCTATTTGGTCATTGGCAAACGATATGATTGTGTATTTGCTTATCACATTTGGTTTTGTAGCATCATTGACTTTATTTGGTAGTTTCTATTCCGCAAAGTTTGTTTGGCAAATACCCGTTTTTTTCTTTCTTCAATCCTTCGTAGCCACTCTACTACTTGAACTCACAAATTACATTGAACACTATGGGCTTGAGAGAAAGGAAATCAGCCCTGGAAAATTTGAGAAAGTGGATATCACCCATTCTTGGAATCAAAATTTCTTTGTCTCCAATGCGTTTTTATTTCATTTGCAAAGGCACTCTGACCACCATGCGAATGCAAATCGTCGGTACCAAGTGTTAAGACATGTAAATGAAGCGCCTCAGTTACCATTTGGCTATGAGGTGATGATCGTAATCGCTTTGGTTCCTCCCTTGTGGTTTCGCTTGATGAACCCACGCCTAGAATCATGGCGAAAGTCCCTCCAACATTCGTAA
- a CDS encoding DUF445 family protein, with the protein MTPFFSSNIFFYSLLYAYIGCVTNWLAVQMMFYPLHFRGFFSVIGWQGVIPKKSQTMASHLWKIIQNSIAKDSKWELKIHEVQAEETLREPLSNLACEQIFLHLERNFPKQTSAMSTGIRMEIKQRIVMETENWINKYMLQLRTLDERALNLQNMMVSQLTGDHVQKLNQIFQTVGRTEFRFIILCGALLGGLLGFVLSLQGKEMIPIWAFVIFGSLVGYITNWLAIQMIFRPIQKVKLLGNIHWQGLFLRRRFQVADDFSQFFSEEIFSPEHLFDFIFLHSPTNEFLKECSATIQFQIQKLQRILHPNFDDMTEAPKEISWGIAVQILEEIQKRKPSLLPCFDFQKDLRLRLKEYLNALPNQQFETILRSIFKEDESSLVWTGAVLGACFGLLPIIYIC; encoded by the coding sequence ATGACTCCCTTTTTTAGTTCTAACATTTTCTTTTATTCCTTACTCTACGCATACATCGGATGTGTAACCAATTGGTTGGCTGTACAGATGATGTTTTATCCACTTCACTTTCGTGGATTTTTTTCCGTAATCGGATGGCAGGGTGTAATCCCCAAAAAAAGCCAAACAATGGCCTCCCATCTATGGAAGATAATCCAAAATTCGATTGCGAAAGACTCAAAATGGGAACTAAAGATACACGAAGTCCAAGCAGAAGAAACATTGAGAGAGCCTTTGTCCAATCTTGCCTGTGAACAAATTTTTTTGCATTTAGAAAGGAATTTTCCTAAGCAAACATCGGCAATGAGCACTGGCATTCGTATGGAAATCAAACAAAGGATAGTGATGGAGACGGAAAATTGGATTAACAAATATATGTTGCAGCTTCGAACTCTAGATGAGAGAGCATTGAATCTGCAAAATATGATGGTATCCCAGCTAACGGGTGATCATGTTCAGAAATTAAACCAAATCTTCCAAACTGTGGGCAGGACTGAATTTCGTTTTATTATTTTGTGTGGAGCTTTGCTTGGGGGACTGCTTGGTTTTGTATTGAGTCTGCAAGGAAAAGAAATGATTCCGATTTGGGCATTTGTTATTTTTGGTTCACTTGTTGGTTACATTACCAATTGGCTTGCGATCCAGATGATCTTCCGTCCCATACAAAAAGTAAAACTCTTAGGAAACATCCATTGGCAAGGGCTGTTCTTAAGACGAAGATTTCAAGTGGCAGATGATTTTTCACAATTTTTTTCGGAGGAGATTTTTTCCCCCGAACATCTATTTGATTTTATTTTCCTCCATTCACCTACGAATGAATTTTTGAAAGAGTGTTCTGCTACTATCCAGTTTCAAATCCAAAAACTGCAAAGAATCCTCCATCCTAATTTTGATGATATGACAGAGGCTCCCAAAGAAATCTCTTGGGGCATTGCGGTGCAAATACTGGAAGAAATCCAAAAAAGAAAACCAAGTCTTTTGCCTTGTTTTGATTTCCAAAAGGACTTAAGGCTGCGCCTCAAAGAGTATCTAAATGCACTACCCAATCAGCAGTTTGAAACCATCCTCAGATCCATTTTTAAAGAAGATGAGTCTTCTTTGGTATGGACTGGAGCTGTTTTAGGTGCTTGTTTCGGTTTGCTTCCTATCATTTATATTTGTTAG
- a CDS encoding DUF2339 domain-containing protein — MEFGQSILSKAMAKKPLSLSEIQSRVEDLQKELDELKLSLREHTSPEKAKVAEKNIRLATESIIEPTRAPEPNFLLQKWEAFIGENLFIKLGLATILLGAIWFINLAFEEYWINESVRIWLGIISGIGMVLYGLKITNSWPLIGPSLIGTGISFIFVSYFLGYELYDLYTSKETFAGLLLLNLFSVSLSFFLRKEAIFGLGLFGTFLVPILLSTGENSYFFLFSYLLLWNLLFVWLSQKTKWQITPLLLLLGNHLVYTAWAWDRLVDSNFWIPLVFQTSIFFLYLYKEFSIPNFKSERQSVFSFATTGLNLVFAYLQAYYISHLFYPNFQTVHLLFLLVAFLVGYLYSFQKNSIQIKTDLIFNGNLILFFLLVLATLSLNFEDRVLSIILLAFAGVLSLFGSRMDLASAKIVALVFWLYHITHLVFAHPYPSSTAIIILNVDFFLFLATSGLLYYLHIRLQQEDPLKTLFLYASIPILVIGSFFQVYDFIPSPYKTLAYTSIISGYGLIFTFYSFINYDARLRKIGLFFLSLVILKLYLYDFWNMGTIARIFAGFGLGLSLVLAGIFYNRSKKKLEKQ; from the coding sequence ATGGAATTTGGACAGAGCATACTTTCAAAAGCTATGGCAAAGAAGCCCTTAAGCCTTTCCGAAATCCAATCTCGCGTTGAAGATTTACAAAAAGAACTAGATGAACTGAAACTTTCACTCAGGGAACACACAAGCCCAGAGAAAGCAAAGGTTGCCGAAAAAAACATCCGTTTGGCGACAGAATCCATCATAGAGCCAACCAGAGCCCCAGAGCCCAACTTTTTATTACAAAAATGGGAGGCATTTATTGGAGAAAATCTATTTATCAAACTAGGACTTGCGACCATTTTATTGGGTGCTATCTGGTTCATCAATTTAGCCTTTGAAGAGTATTGGATCAACGAATCCGTTCGCATTTGGTTGGGAATCATTTCTGGTATAGGGATGGTTCTTTATGGATTGAAGATCACCAATAGTTGGCCTTTGATCGGGCCTTCCCTGATAGGCACAGGAATCTCATTTATATTTGTCTCGTATTTTTTAGGGTATGAGCTGTACGATCTGTACACATCCAAAGAAACGTTTGCCGGATTACTCTTGTTAAATCTTTTTTCGGTCTCTTTATCCTTTTTTCTTCGCAAGGAGGCTATCTTTGGTTTGGGACTATTCGGTACATTTTTAGTTCCTATCCTGCTATCCACCGGAGAGAATTCCTATTTTTTTCTGTTTAGCTACCTTTTATTATGGAATCTACTGTTTGTTTGGCTCTCGCAGAAAACAAAATGGCAGATCACTCCACTCCTACTTCTCCTCGGCAACCATTTGGTCTACACGGCCTGGGCATGGGATCGTTTGGTGGATTCTAATTTTTGGATCCCTTTGGTATTCCAGACATCTATTTTTTTCTTATACCTATACAAAGAATTTTCCATACCTAATTTCAAATCAGAGAGACAATCCGTTTTTTCCTTCGCGACCACAGGTCTCAATTTGGTATTTGCCTATTTGCAGGCCTATTATATCTCCCATTTGTTTTACCCAAACTTCCAAACAGTCCATCTCCTGTTCCTACTCGTAGCATTTTTGGTAGGCTATCTATATTCTTTCCAAAAGAACTCGATCCAAATCAAAACAGACCTTATCTTTAATGGAAATTTGATTTTATTCTTTCTCCTCGTACTTGCGACACTCTCATTGAACTTCGAAGACAGAGTCTTGAGTATCATCCTATTGGCATTTGCAGGTGTTTTAAGTCTTTTCGGCTCACGGATGGACTTGGCATCAGCCAAGATCGTGGCATTGGTATTTTGGCTTTACCATATCACACATTTAGTGTTTGCGCATCCCTATCCCTCTAGCACTGCCATCATCATCCTGAATGTTGACTTTTTCCTTTTTTTGGCAACATCTGGTCTTCTTTACTATTTGCATATACGCCTACAGCAAGAAGATCCATTGAAAACTTTGTTTTTGTATGCGTCTATACCCATTCTCGTCATTGGATCTTTCTTTCAAGTGTATGACTTTATTCCATCGCCGTACAAGACTTTGGCTTACACCTCTATCATATCTGGATATGGACTGATCTTTACTTTTTATAGTTTTATAAATTACGATGCTCGTTTACGAAAGATTGGTTTATTCTTTTTAAGTTTGGTAATCTTAAAACTATATCTTTATGATTTTTGGAATATGGGGACTATAGCCCGTATTTTTGCTGGATTTGGCTTGGGTTTGAGTTTAGTACTTGCAGGTATTTTTTACAATCGATCAAAGAAAAAATTGGAAAAACAGTAG
- a CDS encoding FHA domain-containing protein, whose product MAQTGKRTFRLQSVDGEGQAIDEISFENELAIGRAQGDLILEDPSVSRVHCLISFQEGKLKIEDLNSKNGVFVRITEPYELKLGDQFRIGRKIYRIV is encoded by the coding sequence GTGGCACAAACAGGGAAAAGAACATTTCGATTGCAATCAGTGGATGGAGAAGGGCAAGCCATCGATGAGATTAGCTTTGAAAATGAGCTAGCCATCGGTAGAGCCCAAGGGGACCTCATTTTAGAAGATCCTTCTGTGAGCCGTGTGCACTGCCTCATCAGCTTCCAGGAGGGAAAGCTCAAGATCGAAGACCTCAACAGTAAAAATGGAGTCTTTGTTCGGATCACCGAGCCTTATGAACTTAAATTAGGTGACCAATTCCGCATTGGTAGAAAGATCTACCGCATCGTTTAA
- a CDS encoding flagellin N-terminal helical domain-containing protein, with product MIINHNLAAINSHRALKFQNEEVSKNMSKLSSGLRINSAADDASGLAVSEKLRTQVNGLRQAERNTEDAMSFVQTTEGFLQQTGEILQRIRVLAIQSSNGIYTDEDRQMIQVEVSQLIDEVDRVASQAEFNKMNLFQGDFARGSRAASMWFHIGPNMHQRERVYIATMTAKSLNLKSQNNVLMTLSTADQANDAIGRIDDALNRISKQRANLGAYFNRMEHTAKGLMNAYENTQASESRIRDVDMAEETVAFTKNQILVQSGTAMLAQANVRPQGVLSLLR from the coding sequence ATGATCATCAATCACAATTTAGCCGCGATCAATTCACATCGTGCGCTCAAGTTTCAGAACGAAGAAGTTTCGAAGAATATGTCGAAACTCTCTTCTGGTCTTCGCATCAACAGTGCTGCTGACGATGCATCCGGTCTTGCGGTCTCGGAAAAACTGAGAACGCAAGTGAATGGCCTTAGACAGGCTGAACGAAACACGGAAGATGCAATGAGTTTCGTCCAAACGACTGAAGGATTCCTTCAGCAGACTGGCGAAATCCTGCAAAGGATTCGTGTTTTAGCAATTCAGTCGTCTAACGGTATTTACACTGACGAGGATCGACAAATGATCCAAGTAGAAGTATCTCAATTGATTGACGAAGTTGATCGAGTTGCTTCTCAGGCTGAGTTCAATAAAATGAATCTCTTCCAAGGTGATTTTGCTCGTGGTTCACGTGCGGCATCTATGTGGTTTCACATTGGTCCCAACATGCACCAAAGGGAAAGAGTTTACATTGCGACTATGACTGCAAAGTCATTGAACCTAAAGTCACAAAACAATGTACTCATGACCTTATCGACTGCTGACCAAGCTAACGACGCAATCGGAAGGATTGACGATGCTTTGAATCGAATTAGCAAACAAAGAGCTAACCTAGGTGCTTATTTCAACAGAATGGAGCATACTGCGAAAGGTCTTATGAATGCGTATGAAAATACACAAGCATCCGAGTCTAGGATTCGCGACGTTGACATGGCAGAAGAGACAGTGGCATTCACGAAGAATCAGATTTTAGTTCAATCTGGTACCGCGATGCTTGCTCAGGCAAATGTCCGACCACAAGGCGTTTTGTCTCTCCTTAGGTAA
- a CDS encoding flagellin N-terminal helical domain-containing protein, whose protein sequence is MIINHNMSAIQSHRSLKFTQWDVDKTMRNLSSGQRINQAGDDASGLAVSEKLRSQIRGLRQAERNAEDGLSFIQTAEGFLNQSSEIVQRIRTLAIQTANGIYTPEDRQLVQVEVSALVDELDRIASQAEFNRFKLFEGDFARNSKKASMWFQMGANSNQRERFYIGTMTAKALKLGKGEVSLSTPGKSDAAISFADFALTKIMKQRADMGAYQNRLESSAKGLMGAYENMQASESRIRDADMAEEMVAFTTKQILVQSGTAMLAQSNLRSNSVLRLLSNA, encoded by the coding sequence ATGATTATCAATCACAACATGAGTGCGATCCAATCACATCGCTCTCTCAAGTTTACACAGTGGGATGTAGATAAGACGATGAGAAATTTGTCTTCCGGCCAAAGGATTAACCAGGCTGGGGACGATGCATCAGGTCTTGCCGTTTCGGAAAAACTACGATCACAAATTCGTGGTTTACGTCAGGCAGAAAGGAATGCGGAGGATGGACTTAGTTTCATTCAGACTGCTGAAGGTTTCCTCAACCAGTCGTCTGAAATCGTTCAGAGAATTCGCACCCTTGCGATCCAGACAGCGAACGGAATTTACACCCCGGAAGACAGGCAGCTCGTGCAGGTAGAAGTATCTGCGCTAGTGGATGAGCTCGATCGAATCGCTTCCCAAGCAGAGTTTAACCGTTTTAAACTCTTCGAAGGAGACTTCGCTCGAAACTCTAAAAAGGCGTCGATGTGGTTCCAAATGGGAGCGAACTCTAACCAAAGAGAGCGTTTCTATATAGGAACTATGACTGCAAAGGCTTTGAAATTGGGGAAGGGAGAGGTTTCTCTTTCAACTCCAGGTAAATCCGATGCGGCGATTTCTTTTGCGGATTTTGCTTTGACGAAGATCATGAAACAAAGAGCGGATATGGGAGCCTACCAAAATAGACTCGAAAGTTCCGCAAAAGGTCTCATGGGTGCATATGAAAATATGCAAGCATCTGAATCAAGGATTAGGGACGCAGATATGGCGGAAGAGATGGTAGCGTTTACCACGAAACAAATTCTGGTGCAAAGCGGTACGGCGATGCTTGCGCAGTCCAATCTTCGGTCAAATTCAGTACTGAGACTTTTATCTAACGCATAA